One genomic window of Acetomicrobium sp. S15 = DSM 107314 includes the following:
- a CDS encoding MmgE/PrpD family protein, which produces MSTQRQSVAEGRHCESTRTLAELILGLRFEDIPDEVVNRAVQSALDFFGVAIGASQHPLVEKMARLSAALGSPAQATVIGRKERRDALWAALINGSMAHILDFDDTHFPTILHGYTPILAACLALSEALSDFCDGDNKGINKVSGKELIAAFVAGYETSARVALSVHPSHYDRGWHITGTVGVFGASVACGKLLRLDVDRMVCALGIAASQASGLREMFGTMTKPFHAGKAAQNGLLAALLAREGFTSSKRSLEAERGFCHVMSDYPHLDRLTEGWASKWEILNSGFKPYPCGVVTHPAIDGVLSLRRKHALDHRRVTSVRAKCHPLVLELTGKSEPQTGLEGKFSIYHCLAVALVDGIVAPSSFTDSRVKDAEIEKVRSLVTVTVDPSLGEDQAEIVIELEGGHILKEFVEHASGTPERPLTAAELERKFSALISGHPDLEALNIDRLKQDIFDMPKLDDVRCLLKAASPH; this is translated from the coding sequence TTGTCTACACAGCGGCAGTCCGTTGCCGAAGGGCGTCATTGTGAGTCGACGCGCACCTTGGCAGAGCTGATTTTAGGCTTGCGTTTCGAAGATATCCCAGATGAAGTCGTAAACCGGGCTGTGCAGAGCGCCTTGGATTTCTTCGGCGTTGCCATCGGGGCATCCCAGCATCCATTGGTGGAAAAGATGGCGAGGTTGAGCGCTGCTTTGGGATCTCCCGCGCAGGCTACCGTAATCGGGCGCAAGGAGAGGCGGGACGCGCTGTGGGCAGCCTTGATCAACGGTTCGATGGCGCACATCCTCGATTTCGATGACACGCATTTCCCCACCATTTTGCACGGTTATACTCCTATTCTGGCGGCCTGTTTGGCGTTGAGCGAAGCCTTGTCGGATTTCTGTGACGGTGACAACAAAGGGATAAATAAAGTCTCTGGCAAGGAGCTTATTGCGGCTTTCGTAGCCGGGTACGAAACGAGCGCTCGGGTGGCCTTATCCGTTCACCCGTCTCACTACGACCGAGGCTGGCACATAACCGGCACAGTCGGCGTATTCGGGGCGTCTGTCGCCTGCGGGAAACTCCTTCGACTCGATGTCGATCGGATGGTCTGCGCCTTGGGTATCGCGGCTTCTCAAGCTTCAGGCTTGCGCGAAATGTTCGGCACTATGACTAAACCGTTTCACGCTGGGAAAGCGGCACAAAACGGGCTGCTGGCGGCGTTGCTCGCCCGTGAAGGGTTCACGAGTTCGAAAAGAAGCTTAGAGGCCGAGAGGGGGTTTTGCCATGTAATGTCCGACTACCCTCACCTCGATCGCCTGACCGAAGGCTGGGCATCCAAATGGGAGATCCTCAATTCCGGCTTTAAACCTTATCCGTGCGGGGTTGTAACCCATCCGGCCATCGATGGCGTTCTCTCTTTGCGGCGCAAACATGCCTTGGACCACCGTCGAGTGACATCCGTGCGCGCCAAATGCCATCCCTTGGTGTTGGAGCTTACGGGGAAAAGTGAACCGCAAACGGGGTTGGAGGGCAAGTTTTCTATCTACCATTGTTTAGCCGTAGCGCTCGTCGACGGGATTGTGGCCCCGAGCAGCTTTACAGATAGCCGAGTTAAAGATGCCGAGATAGAAAAGGTGCGTAGCCTCGTTACGGTAACGGTGGACCCTTCCTTGGGTGAGGATCAAGCTGAAATTGTCATCGAGCTCGAAGGTGGCCATATACTCAAAGAGTTTGTGGAGCACGCTTCTGGCACTCCAGAGCGCCCGTTGACCGCTGCCGAGCTCGAACGCAAATTCTCTGCCCTCATCTCCGGTCACCCTGATCTCGAAGCCTTAAATATTGACCGCCTGAAACAAGATATCTTCGACATGCCAAAGCTCGACGACGTCCGCTGCCTGCTCAAAGCGGCCTCCCCACACTAA
- a CDS encoding PKD domain-containing protein, which translates to MKNESGKREEALLSFRMVRFLFLIIMLMAPTAIVAQSAGQEPANQSTEHFSVVLTLNPSGEITIDDLFQQNNLLAIAYGNHKQLNSNLLVFDLDSHKRIYEISEPGLHDLVHPYLLGNKLLYQKIAHPGYQTICIDLFAEEPKNFTFQGVFAQVTDDGHLLVWHYDDDIRKYINQVIDLQTGAVLFEPDISAGGEDETLCIEDTIIFPFCDGQKDPAGYRAMSTSGEDIFILPTVYGESYFEIPDCRSKISSFPLPVIRKQKDALRDEWRWFLEYVDRQGEVIASHELEELNLNNSNIEDIDCFSVVDESQFGYLLRFRYHCLEEAGGSKWCYVFTDLSGNIIKIFDEQDDCDIGFDPQGNILLLPNSGPFSGILQCYRQDGTLLLNAPIPCVFAGSNFAEREFRFTSDNEVLGWESNRFSKYSLVTGQLTGIYSISYSYYIDASKTIIYNDQVYFFAQPRIARPRRGHEPKISGSNYCAFSAAEPGWLDVELVSIKPNAGSSYELWDNTEVKVMFETEYGYDFEKNLTVAFEKGEVLSVNQNDLQYTWKTPTVISGSQENARITVSYGPVSREFIVTVKDPPPIASFAYQPASPQTDQDISFNASKSSDVDGSIVSYQWDFGDGTSVQEQQQSIIKYHFAKAGEYQVTLTITDNNGQTASIAKSIRVSKAPEAPVADFKVLAPSSQWDTKVRFDASLSKDADGSIVSYNWDFGDGTTGEGITVDHEYFSVDVIINDRQVTLTVKDNQNLTATKKIPIVVGYILTYENKGRIGIPAALRDKDNRKVDYKIEITTGNVKDAGTDSFVYVALFGPETERGRYGSGEFELYDVRYPNRPFEQGQTDYFTKQGYYLDEVEFMTLRHSNQYDKPGWYAQSVKVKNTSNGKEWLFVPDQWLAMNEPPENQTWGIFYPVQQYSILYKWKDRSLGMIEASDHIFILPKDAETFYFRVLDRDFNLAVYRQEFLPNGTVSNTFVGNQFFTGNGPGLSYSSGKITKPTRFMVKIKEGNTLKEELYTWVFPSNWKDNKNEARKVTLLYPLKGSTEIFLQGQQFKNYLTGLRVNINNVSAPIIKYGADSLKIFGSVPDEKLFSCIEIPVKKYTEQKAVKVLATMTGKTFNKITDEIVSIYKSLYKAAKWGSQLDGVIAYSTGEVYKIDFLKYIGDNDDNFLQSLELLAKIKEKIDGLITSVDSNNLQSCINYLNDIKKFAVGNNPDSENKDDHIIDYPSGQTNRYPLYLVLATELYNIQSWRDYHHGYLDSYIGGTMSTWLEGLIGLSEEDKKDITNEAMDVYEPIIKKLIDLSSILISASLLTDQSF; encoded by the coding sequence ATGAAAAATGAGAGTGGTAAGAGAGAAGAAGCCTTATTGAGTTTTCGTATGGTACGATTTCTCTTTCTAATCATCATGCTCATGGCTCCAACTGCTATTGTGGCTCAATCTGCCGGCCAAGAGCCGGCAAACCAATCTACTGAACATTTTTCCGTCGTTTTGACTTTAAATCCTTCAGGCGAAATAACCATTGATGATTTATTTCAGCAGAACAACTTGCTGGCCATAGCTTACGGAAATCATAAGCAGCTAAACTCTAACCTGCTGGTCTTTGATCTAGACAGCCACAAGAGGATTTATGAAATTTCAGAGCCCGGTTTGCACGATTTGGTTCATCCCTATCTTTTGGGGAACAAGTTGCTCTATCAGAAAATAGCCCATCCCGGTTATCAGACTATTTGTATAGATTTATTTGCTGAAGAGCCAAAGAACTTTACTTTTCAAGGTGTATTTGCGCAGGTCACAGATGATGGTCATTTATTGGTTTGGCATTACGATGATGATATCCGTAAATACATTAATCAAGTCATTGATCTGCAAACAGGAGCGGTACTGTTTGAGCCAGATATTTCTGCGGGAGGAGAGGATGAAACCCTTTGCATCGAAGACACAATTATTTTCCCCTTTTGCGATGGACAGAAGGACCCTGCTGGTTATAGAGCTATGTCTACATCGGGTGAGGACATATTTATTTTACCCACAGTTTACGGTGAATCCTATTTTGAAATACCAGATTGCCGGTCTAAAATTTCCTCCTTTCCTTTACCTGTAATCAGGAAACAAAAAGACGCTTTGCGGGATGAATGGCGTTGGTTTTTGGAGTATGTCGATCGGCAAGGAGAGGTCATAGCATCTCACGAACTTGAAGAGCTAAATCTTAATAACTCTAACATAGAAGATATAGATTGCTTTTCTGTGGTTGATGAAAGCCAGTTCGGATATTTATTGAGATTTAGATATCACTGCCTTGAGGAAGCAGGAGGTTCTAAATGGTGTTATGTTTTTACTGATTTATCCGGCAATATCATTAAAATATTTGATGAACAAGACGACTGTGATATAGGTTTTGACCCACAGGGCAATATCCTTTTGTTACCCAATAGTGGTCCATTCTCAGGTATACTGCAATGCTATCGGCAAGACGGGACCCTGCTTTTAAATGCTCCGATACCCTGCGTGTTTGCAGGTAGTAATTTTGCAGAAAGAGAATTCAGATTTACCAGCGATAATGAAGTGCTGGGATGGGAAAGCAATCGATTTAGCAAGTATTCTTTAGTAACAGGGCAGCTAACCGGAATTTACTCTATATCTTATAGTTATTATATTGATGCTTCAAAAACAATTATCTATAATGACCAGGTTTATTTTTTTGCTCAACCTCGAATTGCTCGACCACGTAGGGGCCATGAGCCCAAGATCTCTGGAAGCAATTATTGTGCCTTTTCAGCAGCTGAACCTGGCTGGCTAGATGTTGAACTGGTTTCCATCAAGCCCAATGCTGGGAGTAGTTATGAACTGTGGGATAATACCGAAGTAAAGGTAATGTTCGAAACAGAATATGGCTATGATTTCGAGAAGAATCTGACAGTAGCTTTTGAAAAGGGAGAAGTTTTATCAGTCAATCAGAATGATTTGCAATATACCTGGAAAACTCCGACTGTCATCAGCGGGAGTCAGGAGAATGCTCGCATTACTGTCTCCTATGGTCCAGTATCCAGAGAATTTATAGTCACAGTCAAGGACCCTCCTCCGATTGCCTCTTTTGCTTATCAGCCCGCCTCTCCACAAACTGATCAGGATATTAGTTTTAATGCCTCAAAATCTTCCGATGTCGACGGTTCTATCGTGTCTTACCAGTGGGATTTTGGAGATGGAACATCAGTCCAGGAACAACAGCAAAGTATAATAAAATATCATTTTGCAAAGGCCGGGGAATATCAAGTTACTTTGACTATCACTGATAATAACGGTCAAACCGCCTCCATTGCTAAAAGTATTCGGGTAAGCAAGGCGCCAGAAGCCCCTGTTGCTGATTTTAAGGTTTTAGCTCCTTCTTCCCAATGGGACACTAAAGTTCGCTTTGATGCCAGCCTGTCAAAAGATGCCGACGGTTCCATTGTGTCTTACAACTGGGATTTTGGTGATGGGACCACCGGAGAAGGGATTACTGTTGATCATGAATATTTTTCAGTAGATGTAATTATTAATGATCGTCAAGTTACTCTGACGGTTAAGGACAATCAGAATTTAACCGCCACCAAAAAGATACCCATCGTAGTTGGTTATATCCTAACCTATGAAAATAAAGGGAGGATCGGCATTCCGGCAGCATTAAGAGATAAGGACAATCGCAAGGTGGATTATAAAATTGAAATTACTACTGGAAACGTTAAAGATGCAGGAACAGACAGCTTTGTTTATGTGGCACTTTTTGGTCCAGAAACGGAAAGGGGCAGATACGGAAGTGGAGAATTTGAGCTTTATGATGTACGTTATCCAAATCGACCTTTTGAACAAGGGCAGACTGATTATTTCACCAAGCAAGGATACTACTTAGATGAAGTAGAATTTATGACCCTAAGGCATTCTAACCAATACGATAAACCAGGTTGGTATGCACAGTCAGTTAAGGTAAAAAACACGTCCAACGGCAAGGAATGGCTGTTTGTGCCTGATCAATGGTTAGCTATGAATGAGCCTCCCGAAAATCAGACCTGGGGTATATTTTATCCGGTCCAACAGTATAGTATTCTTTACAAATGGAAAGACCGCTCTTTAGGGATGATTGAAGCCAGTGATCATATCTTTATCCTTCCAAAAGATGCCGAAACGTTCTATTTTAGGGTTTTGGATCGAGATTTTAATCTGGCAGTTTATCGCCAGGAATTTCTCCCTAACGGAACCGTGAGTAATACTTTTGTGGGGAATCAGTTTTTCACCGGGAATGGACCAGGTTTATCCTACAGTTCTGGGAAGATTACCAAACCCACCCGTTTTATGGTAAAAATCAAGGAAGGAAATACGCTCAAAGAAGAGCTTTATACCTGGGTTTTCCCCAGCAACTGGAAAGATAATAAAAATGAAGCGCGTAAGGTGACCTTACTTTATCCTTTAAAAGGTTCAACCGAAATCTTTTTGCAGGGGCAGCAATTTAAAAATTATTTGACCGGACTTCGGGTTAATATTAACAATGTCTCTGCACCTATAATAAAGTATGGAGCAGATTCGCTGAAGATCTTCGGCAGCGTTCCGGATGAAAAACTATTTTCCTGTATCGAAATACCTGTGAAGAAATATACCGAACAGAAAGCTGTTAAAGTGCTTGCGACAATGACCGGCAAGACTTTTAATAAAATTACCGATGAAATTGTCAGTATATATAAGTCTCTTTACAAAGCAGCAAAATGGGGTTCTCAACTGGATGGAGTAATAGCATATTCTACTGGTGAGGTGTACAAGATTGACTTCTTAAAATATATTGGTGATAATGATGATAACTTCCTACAATCTCTTGAGCTGCTGGCGAAAATTAAGGAGAAAATAGATGGCTTAATAACTAGTGTGGATAGTAACAATCTGCAATCCTGCATTAATTACTTAAATGATATCAAAAAATTTGCTGTTGGAAATAATCCTGACAGTGAAAATAAAGATGACCATATTATTGATTATCCTAGTGGCCAGACGAATAGATATCCTCTTTATCTGGTGCTGGCTACTGAATTATACAATATTCAATCCTGGAGAGATTATCATCATGGCTATTTAGATAGTTATATCGGAGGCACAATGAGTACTTGGTTGGAAGGTTTAATAGGTTTGAGTGAAGAAGATAAAAAGGATATAACTAACGAGGCCATGGACGTTTATGAGCCCATTATCAAAAAGCTAATAGACCTTTCCAGCATTCTTATCAGTGCGTCCTTATTAACCGATCAGTCATTTTAG
- a CDS encoding DctP family TRAP transporter solute-binding subunit yields the protein MKNCKRLKCTSVILLIATLIITSCSSTLASTGKTIKVKLGVGDPIHSSVGVTAQHFAKEVDKATEGKVKVEVFADGVLFGGDQNAAINMVQDGSMDATILSTSVYASFEKRMNAISLPYLFKNYDEFMNFLEGAPGQELLASLDRLNSVGLALMIRTFRNVTNSVRPIETPADFRGLKLRVPNNRLWVEFFGSLGADPTPMDFKEVYTALQLKTIDGQENPVEVPLANRFYEVQRFLSMTEHIADAYVLVFNKTLWSSLDSNVQNAIRAAAVETARFKLDYDLPAEKDIVAKLKSHGMQVNWLTANQKAAFQEIALALYPRFEGLVGADFMDRTLKFLGRQ from the coding sequence ATGAAGAATTGTAAGCGATTAAAATGTACGAGCGTAATCTTGTTGATTGCCACTTTAATCATAACTAGTTGTAGCAGTACTTTGGCGTCAACGGGAAAGACGATTAAGGTCAAGTTAGGTGTGGGTGATCCTATACACTCTTCGGTGGGTGTTACTGCACAGCACTTTGCAAAAGAGGTTGACAAAGCTACTGAGGGTAAGGTAAAAGTCGAAGTTTTTGCAGATGGTGTGCTGTTTGGCGGCGACCAAAATGCCGCTATAAATATGGTCCAAGATGGGTCGATGGATGCAACAATACTTTCTACCTCCGTGTATGCGTCATTTGAAAAGCGCATGAATGCCATTAGCCTACCGTATCTTTTTAAGAACTACGATGAATTTATGAACTTTTTAGAAGGTGCACCAGGCCAGGAGTTGTTGGCATCTTTAGATAGGCTAAATTCAGTTGGGCTTGCTCTAATGATTCGCACGTTCAGAAATGTCACAAATTCAGTACGGCCAATTGAGACACCAGCAGACTTTCGAGGTCTTAAACTAAGAGTGCCAAACAACAGATTGTGGGTTGAGTTTTTTGGTTCATTGGGAGCTGATCCCACCCCTATGGATTTTAAGGAAGTTTACACGGCTTTACAGCTTAAAACAATCGATGGCCAAGAGAATCCGGTTGAAGTCCCTCTCGCAAACAGATTCTATGAAGTTCAAAGATTTCTCTCAATGACAGAGCATATTGCCGATGCCTATGTTTTGGTCTTTAATAAGACCCTTTGGAGCAGCCTTGACTCTAATGTTCAGAATGCCATTCGCGCGGCTGCAGTTGAGACTGCGCGTTTCAAACTTGATTATGATCTTCCTGCGGAGAAAGATATTGTTGCTAAGCTCAAATCTCATGGAATGCAGGTTAATTGGTTGACTGCAAACCAGAAAGCCGCGTTCCAAGAAATTGCATTAGCATTGTACCCTCGGTTTGAAGGGCTTGTGGGGGCAGATTTTATGGATAGAACTCTAAAATTCTTAGGTCGGCAGTAA
- a CDS encoding TRAP transporter small permease — translation MLAIVTIQVATRLLSRSVPWSEELTRNSFIVTVFLGMTVGFRRLEHARITFLLKLLPKHLQSLYIHFYFISGTIFFVILAHQGLRMTLQQFRSGEMSPACGIPMYLVTLPISIGAALAIIAQFQSVYVDKSTRKKLIQELFVGEEGLTSEDRFQ, via the coding sequence ATGCTTGCGATAGTCACTATCCAGGTTGCGACTCGGCTTTTAAGTAGGTCTGTGCCGTGGAGCGAAGAGCTCACGCGCAACTCCTTCATCGTAACAGTTTTTTTAGGAATGACGGTGGGTTTTAGGCGGCTAGAGCACGCCCGAATAACTTTCTTACTGAAACTGCTTCCCAAACATCTTCAGAGTTTGTACATACATTTTTATTTCATTAGTGGGACTATATTTTTTGTTATTTTGGCGCATCAGGGTTTACGAATGACTCTACAGCAATTTAGAAGCGGTGAAATGTCCCCAGCATGTGGAATTCCGATGTATCTTGTCACTCTTCCGATCTCGATAGGGGCGGCGCTGGCTATAATTGCACAATTTCAAAGTGTATACGTAGACAAGAGTACGCGTAAAAAGCTCATTCAAGAGCTATTTGTAGGAGAAGAAGGATTGACATCGGAGGATAGATTTCAATGA
- a CDS encoding TRAP transporter large permease, giving the protein MSVMLLTIFFILSLIGIPLAISLGLAVVATLVMFDLPLVVVARLMYTSMNSFLLVAVPLFVLAGMVMEEGGVSDRIFDAANSMVGRWRGGLGHVNILASMIFGGISGSSVADVGSLGPLEIKAMTANGYPRPYAAAVTMVTSTLASIVPPSILMIIGAVAAEQSVGAVLASGFGPAVILMAIFMIVNYSLCVRYNYGQQIPVRLSEALKSIGRAIPALLSPIIILGGIFLGFVTPTEAAALAVIYTLLIGFFVYRKFRWKKLPYLIIRAGATTGTILLIAATAAPATYIFAIDKLPLKVSTIILSFSQDPTIVLLLMGVVFIIVGMFMDITAALLVLTPVVFPTASSVGIDPIHFVVFMVTALSIGLSTPPVGVCLFATSLISNLTIEEIVKAALPYYLAMLLLLILLAMFPAITLIPVKILT; this is encoded by the coding sequence ATGAGTGTTATGCTATTAACTATTTTCTTTATTCTTAGTTTAATAGGAATTCCTTTGGCAATTTCGCTTGGGCTCGCAGTTGTTGCTACTCTGGTCATGTTTGATTTGCCTTTAGTGGTTGTCGCTCGGCTCATGTATACATCTATGAATAGCTTCCTGCTGGTTGCGGTCCCTTTATTTGTATTGGCAGGAATGGTGATGGAGGAAGGTGGGGTTTCCGACCGCATATTCGATGCAGCTAACTCAATGGTGGGGAGATGGCGAGGCGGACTTGGCCATGTTAATATTTTGGCCAGTATGATCTTTGGGGGGATATCTGGATCATCAGTTGCTGATGTTGGTAGCCTGGGACCACTTGAGATAAAGGCAATGACGGCTAATGGATACCCACGTCCATATGCGGCGGCGGTGACCATGGTTACGTCCACGTTGGCTTCTATAGTTCCACCGAGCATACTGATGATAATTGGCGCTGTGGCTGCAGAGCAATCGGTGGGAGCAGTGCTGGCCAGTGGGTTCGGCCCTGCGGTTATTCTCATGGCTATCTTTATGATAGTTAACTATAGCCTTTGCGTAAGATATAATTATGGCCAACAAATACCCGTAAGGTTATCAGAAGCATTGAAATCTATTGGTAGAGCAATACCAGCATTGCTCTCGCCTATAATTATCCTTGGAGGGATTTTTCTGGGGTTTGTTACGCCTACCGAAGCTGCGGCTTTAGCCGTAATTTATACACTACTCATAGGGTTCTTTGTGTACCGGAAATTTCGTTGGAAGAAACTGCCCTATCTAATCATCCGTGCTGGAGCTACAACAGGCACAATATTGTTAATCGCCGCGACTGCAGCACCAGCGACCTATATTTTCGCCATTGATAAACTTCCATTAAAAGTTAGCACCATTATCCTCTCATTTTCGCAAGATCCAACTATTGTACTTCTCCTCATGGGGGTAGTGTTTATTATTGTGGGGATGTTTATGGACATAACTGCGGCACTTCTAGTTTTAACTCCTGTTGTCTTCCCGACTGCGTCGTCGGTTGGCATAGATCCTATACACTTTGTGGTTTTTATGGTAACAGCCTTATCAATCGGCCTCTCGACACCCCCAGTGGGTGTGTGCTTGTTTGCAACCTCGCTTATTTCAAACCTTACCATTGAGGAGATAGTAAAAGCAGCACTTCCTTATTATTTGGCTATGCTGCTTTTATTGATTCTCCTTGCCATGTTTCCCGCAATCACGCTTATACCAGTTAAAATCCTTACATGA
- a CDS encoding iron-containing alcohol dehydrogenase has translation MQFTFKSPTEIVFGSGSIKQIPEKIEEMASNRVFVVTDSGVKAAGILDKAVRLLEEAKIQYTIFDKINKEPTISLLEEVVDELNKSGAQVVLGLGGGSSMDTAKAAAILVKNPGVVINYLKGRETFKNLGLPVIAVPTTAGTGSELTRFAVFTGVEIKTKYSFGDYKIMAKYAILDPELTLTLPPKMTAGTGMDALTHAIESYVNYAAHPISESMAIHAIKLVAKSLRKAVAKGDNLKAREDMLMASALAAMAFSSTRVGIVHATSQPAGAHFSIPHGISNAIMLPYVMEYNLIGNPEKYTEIAIAFDEHTNNLTPMEAAANSVKAIRDLIIDIGITERLSDYGVKESDLDMLADEALTSPNIPLNPRYPSKQDIVEIYKKAL, from the coding sequence ATGCAGTTCACATTTAAGTCGCCAACAGAAATTGTATTTGGCTCAGGAAGCATTAAGCAAATTCCTGAAAAGATAGAAGAAATGGCAAGCAATCGTGTTTTCGTCGTGACAGACAGTGGCGTAAAGGCAGCAGGCATCTTAGATAAAGCTGTAAGGCTGTTAGAAGAAGCCAAAATCCAATACACTATTTTTGACAAAATAAATAAAGAACCTACTATTAGCCTCCTTGAAGAAGTAGTAGATGAGCTAAATAAAAGTGGTGCCCAAGTTGTCTTAGGCTTAGGCGGTGGCTCATCTATGGATACAGCAAAGGCCGCAGCAATACTCGTGAAAAACCCAGGAGTTGTTATAAATTACCTAAAAGGGAGAGAAACTTTCAAAAATCTTGGACTCCCAGTCATAGCCGTTCCAACCACAGCAGGGACGGGAAGCGAATTAACAAGGTTTGCAGTCTTCACGGGTGTCGAAATAAAAACTAAATATTCATTTGGGGACTATAAGATCATGGCAAAATATGCAATTTTAGACCCTGAGCTAACGCTAACGTTACCTCCCAAGATGACAGCTGGTACTGGCATGGATGCCCTTACGCATGCTATAGAGTCATACGTAAATTACGCTGCCCATCCTATATCTGAGTCTATGGCCATACACGCTATAAAACTCGTGGCTAAAAGTTTGCGCAAGGCTGTAGCTAAAGGCGATAACCTCAAGGCGCGAGAAGATATGCTTATGGCAAGCGCCCTGGCAGCAATGGCCTTTAGCTCTACAAGGGTAGGCATAGTACACGCTACCTCGCAACCAGCAGGCGCACACTTTAGCATACCCCACGGCATTAGCAATGCCATCATGCTGCCTTACGTTATGGAGTATAACCTCATCGGCAATCCGGAAAAGTATACAGAAATAGCCATAGCCTTTGACGAGCATACCAACAACTTAACACCAATGGAAGCGGCAGCTAACTCTGTAAAAGCTATAAGGGATCTAATAATAGACATAGGGATAACGGAGCGCCTCAGTGACTACGGTGTGAAAGAGAGCGACCTTGACATGCTGGCTGATGAAGCACTTACCAGCCCTAACATTCCCCTTAATCCACGATACCCTTCCAAGCAAGATATTGTAGAAATATATAAAAAGGCTCTCTAA